The following DNA comes from Brassica oleracea var. oleracea cultivar TO1000 chromosome C5, BOL, whole genome shotgun sequence.
TATTCTTTAATTTGTGAGTGCACTTCAGTTAATTAATGAAAATAGGAAAAACGAAAAATATGTATGTGTGTATGTCTTATTCAATATATTTATTTGATTTTGTGTGTTAAATTCACATTTACTATTAGTTGGAAATTGGTTATGTACAATAACATCACATTTGACTCATTCATTAACTATACTGTGTTAAATTCTTTTCGAAAATTGACGATATTGTTTTTTTTCCAACCACAAAAATCAACGAACATGGACAAAACAATTAATTTCCTGTATTTATATATAACACAAGTTAGTAGTTCTTCGCTTTCATATTGAACGATGGTAACAATCACAAATTTGATTCCATTTCATGAAATACTCATTGAAACGACGGTGACCAATGAAGTTTGCATTGCGAAGAGCTGGATACTCCACGTACTATCAGAAAACCAAGAAGATCCACCGGTGATCATCTCTCTGAACTCCAAGACAAACCCTCAAGATGGTGCAAAGGCCGCTACCGTTCAGTTATGCATCAAAAACAAATGTCTCATACTCCAACTCCTTCATGTGAACCAAAACACCAACCTCGAAGAATGTTTTGGTGATCTATTTCGCGATGAGAAATTTGTTTTTGTGGGTATAGGTATTGCGGTAACG
Coding sequences within:
- the LOC106344214 gene encoding uncharacterized protein LOC106344214, with the translated sequence MVTITNLIPFHEILIETTVTNEVCIAKSWILHVLSENQEDPPVIISLNSKTNPQDGAKAATVQLCIKNKCLILQLLHVNQNTNLEECFGDLFRDEKFVFVGIGIAVTAKKLNGLVTVVKKVDVRDLVKVNYPISYGVRSRLSLKAMASELLGFGSWKPKRQICPRDLARRVLDEEVIKFLSIDAYVSYEIGFKMLTQ